In Agromyces sp. G08B096, a genomic segment contains:
- a CDS encoding TlyA family RNA methyltransferase, with amino-acid sequence MGGRRLDAAVAELGLARSRTHAAALIAAGAVTVDGQPVVKASQRVADDAVIVVAQADHYVSRAAHKLLAALDGFAVDPRDRVVLDAGASTGGFSQVLLERGARTVLAVDVGHDQLAPSLRDAPGLVVVEGCNVRHLDAGELARLTGVDERPSLVTADLSFISLTTVLPALVATAAEGADFVLLVKPQFEVGRSGVREGVVRDPALRDDAVMDVLWAAFDLGLGVAGVLSSPIAGGHGNHEYLVHLSASAGGNPSEWSGRVEQLTRGGHG; translated from the coding sequence ATGGGCGGTCGTCGCCTGGATGCGGCCGTAGCGGAGCTCGGGCTCGCCCGGTCGCGGACGCACGCCGCCGCGCTGATCGCGGCAGGAGCCGTGACCGTCGACGGCCAGCCCGTGGTGAAGGCGTCGCAGCGCGTGGCCGATGACGCGGTCATCGTGGTCGCCCAGGCCGACCACTACGTCAGCCGCGCCGCGCACAAGCTGCTCGCTGCGCTCGATGGATTCGCGGTGGATCCGCGCGATCGTGTGGTACTCGACGCCGGCGCGTCGACGGGCGGGTTCAGTCAGGTGCTGCTCGAGCGAGGCGCCCGGACCGTCCTCGCGGTCGACGTCGGACACGACCAGCTCGCGCCATCGCTGCGAGACGCTCCGGGGCTCGTCGTCGTCGAGGGATGCAACGTGCGCCACTTGGACGCGGGCGAGCTCGCCCGGCTGACCGGCGTGGACGAGCGCCCGAGCCTCGTGACGGCCGACCTGTCGTTCATCTCGCTGACCACGGTGCTGCCGGCGCTCGTCGCCACAGCCGCCGAGGGCGCCGACTTCGTGCTGCTCGTGAAGCCGCAGTTCGAGGTCGGCCGGAGCGGCGTGCGCGAGGGCGTCGTGCGCGACCCCGCGCTGCGCGACGACGCAGTGATGGACGTGCTGTGGGCGGCTTTCGACCTCGGTCTCGGGGTGGCGGGCGTGCTGTCCTCCCCAATCGCCGGCGGACACGGCAATCACGAGTACCTCGTGCACCTCAGCGCCTCCGCGGGCGGCAATCCGTCAGAATGGTCAGGTCGAGTCGAGCAACTGACGAGAGGCGGGCACGGATGA
- a CDS encoding HAD-IIA family hydrolase, producing the protein MSLFRPRSDARAPLDGVDAVLADLDGVVYRGADAIPFAVESLNLAKRERAVGYITNNASRSDASVARHLAELGLDVVADDVVTSPQAAMHLLAERVPAGALVLVVGGEGIVTELERRGYRVTRSADDAPAAVVQGFAPDVGWTQLAEAAFALNAGGFADEHGIPWIATNMDWTIPVARGIAPGNGTLVSAVHTAVGRFPVVAGKPETPIFDEARRRFAADRPLVVGDRLDTDILGANRAGMASAVVLTGIDRAKQLLAAKAAERPDFILGDLRGLHDPYPVVERSRDAVRVGRAKVRLDGDAVVVVSDGADELDLLRAACAVIWDSGHPIHALRVPERLYS; encoded by the coding sequence ATGAGCCTGTTCAGACCGAGGAGTGACGCCCGGGCGCCGCTCGACGGCGTCGATGCGGTCCTCGCGGACCTGGACGGCGTCGTCTATCGAGGCGCCGACGCGATCCCGTTCGCGGTGGAGAGTCTGAACCTCGCCAAGCGCGAGCGGGCCGTCGGGTACATCACGAACAACGCCTCGCGGAGCGATGCATCCGTCGCCCGTCACCTCGCCGAGCTCGGCCTCGACGTCGTCGCCGACGACGTCGTGACGTCCCCGCAGGCCGCGATGCACCTGCTCGCCGAGCGCGTGCCCGCTGGGGCACTCGTGCTGGTCGTCGGCGGCGAGGGCATCGTCACCGAGCTCGAGCGCCGCGGCTACCGGGTGACGCGGTCCGCCGACGACGCGCCGGCCGCGGTCGTGCAGGGCTTCGCTCCCGACGTCGGGTGGACCCAGCTCGCCGAAGCCGCGTTCGCGTTGAACGCCGGCGGATTCGCGGACGAGCACGGCATCCCGTGGATCGCCACGAACATGGACTGGACGATCCCGGTCGCCCGAGGAATCGCGCCGGGCAACGGGACGCTCGTCTCCGCGGTGCACACCGCGGTCGGCCGGTTCCCGGTCGTGGCCGGCAAGCCCGAGACGCCGATCTTCGACGAGGCCCGTCGGCGGTTCGCCGCCGACCGTCCGCTCGTGGTCGGCGACCGGCTCGACACCGACATCCTCGGCGCGAACCGGGCCGGCATGGCGTCCGCCGTCGTGCTCACCGGCATCGACCGTGCGAAGCAGCTGCTCGCCGCGAAGGCCGCCGAACGGCCCGACTTCATCCTGGGCGACCTCAGGGGCCTCCACGATCCGTACCCGGTGGTCGAGCGTTCGAGGGACGCCGTTCGCGTCGGGCGTGCCAAGGTGCGGCTCGACGGCGACGCGGTCGTCGTCGTGTCGGACGGCGCCGACGAGCTCGACCTGCTCCGTGCCGCCTGCGCGGTGATCTGGGACTCCGGGCATCCGATCCACGCGCTCCGCGTTCCCGAGCGCCTGTACTCCTGA